One window from the genome of Helicobacter pylori encodes:
- the murJ gene encoding murein biosynthesis integral membrane protein MurJ, with amino-acid sequence MLKKIFLTNSLGILCSRIFGFLRDLMMANILGAGVYSDIFFVAFKLPNLFRRIFAEGSFSQSFLPSFIRSSIKGSFASLVGLIFCGVLLLWCLLVALNPLWLTKLLAYGFDEETLKLCAPIVAINFWYLLLVFITTFLGALLQYKHSFFASAYSTSLLNLCMILALFVSKEKTHLEALYYLSYGVLLGGVAQILLHFYPLVKLGLWALLFKGLLGFKTKNAAKKKYRSQRVKRDLKGFFKQFLPSVLGNSTTQIASFLDTTIASFLASGSVSYLYYANRVFQLPLALFAIAISSALFPSIAIALKNNQQDLILQRLQKAWFFLVGVLLLCSIGGIMLSKEITELLFERGQFSPKDTLITSQVFSLYLLGLLPFGLTKLFSLWLYAKLEQKKAAKISLISLFLGLAASLSLMPLLGVLGLALANSLSGLFLFVLTIKAFGFQLFLGIIKNLKSWLVILFLACVEILLLLAFKSWVTHLYLFYYFQGF; translated from the coding sequence ATGCTAAAAAAAATATTTTTAACCAATAGCTTAGGGATTTTATGCTCTAGGATTTTTGGCTTTTTACGGGATTTGATGATGGCTAATATTCTAGGGGCTGGGGTGTATAGCGATATTTTCTTTGTGGCTTTCAAATTGCCTAATCTATTCAGGCGTATTTTTGCGGAGGGTTCTTTTTCTCAAAGTTTTTTACCAAGCTTCATACGAAGTTCCATTAAAGGGAGTTTTGCGAGTTTAGTGGGGCTTATTTTTTGTGGCGTTTTATTGCTATGGTGCTTATTAGTGGCATTAAATCCCTTATGGCTAACCAAACTCCTAGCTTACGGCTTTGATGAAGAAACACTCAAGCTATGCGCCCCTATTGTAGCGATCAATTTTTGGTATCTTTTATTGGTGTTTATCACCACTTTTTTAGGTGCACTCTTGCAATACAAACACAGCTTTTTTGCCAGCGCTTATAGTACAAGCTTACTCAATTTATGCATGATTTTAGCTCTTTTTGTTTCTAAAGAAAAAACGCATTTAGAAGCGTTGTATTATTTGAGCTATGGCGTGCTTTTAGGGGGCGTGGCTCAAATTTTATTGCACTTTTATCCTTTAGTCAAATTGGGCTTATGGGCTTTATTGTTTAAAGGGTTATTGGGTTTTAAGACTAAAAACGCCGCCAAAAAAAAATACCGCTCTCAAAGAGTTAAAAGGGATTTGAAAGGGTTTTTCAAGCAATTCCTCCCCAGCGTTTTAGGCAATTCTACCACTCAGATCGCTTCTTTTTTAGACACCACGATAGCCTCTTTTCTAGCAAGCGGGAGCGTGTCTTATTTGTATTACGCTAATAGAGTCTTCCAGCTCCCTTTAGCGTTATTTGCTATCGCTATCTCTAGCGCCCTTTTCCCCAGCATTGCGATCGCGCTTAAAAACAACCAGCAGGATTTAATCTTACAGCGCTTGCAAAAGGCGTGGTTTTTTTTGGTGGGGGTTTTGCTTCTTTGCAGCATTGGGGGGATCATGTTAAGCAAAGAAATCACCGAGCTTTTATTTGAAAGGGGGCAATTTAGCCCTAAAGACACTTTAATCACTTCGCAAGTCTTTTCGCTCTATCTTTTAGGCTTGCTCCCTTTTGGGCTAACTAAACTCTTTTCTTTGTGGCTTTATGCGAAATTAGAGCAAAAAAAAGCGGCTAAAATCTCTTTAATTTCGCTTTTTTTAGGTTTAGCGGCTTCTTTGAGTTTAATGCCTTTGTTAGGGGTTTTGGGTTTAGCGTTAGCGAATAGTTTGAGCGGGTTATTTTTATTTGTTTTAACGATAAAAGCGTTTGGCTTTCAATTATTCTTGGGTATAATCAAGAATTTAAAATCATGGCTTGTAATCCTTTTTCTCGCTTGCGTGGAAATCTTATTACTCTTAGCGTTCAAATCGTGGGTTACACATTTATATTTATTTTATTATTTTCAAGGTTTTTAA
- a CDS encoding FecCD family ABC transporter permease: protein MLKTYHIALACVILAVVVLLFGGESLSLEEWQEVCLNVKNHFLHNEELSSLSVIILEIRLPRVILALLVGASLSGSGVVMQTIFRNPLVDPFLLGISSGAMLGVAMAIAVVESNIAILAFFGAILASLAVLAMNRVLGNSVLSLVLSGVVLSAFLSALAGAIKFFVIPQKAQAIVVWLLGSLSLSSYKDCLIAFIGLSLGFIPLFLLRWRINLLSLSDAQSLSLGINPVLLRSLCLVCVSVASALAVSVSGTIGWIGLVIPHVARLFFGANLQKLLLSSLLMGAFFLLLADVVAKTITPYDLPVGIATSVLGAPFFLWLLFRTRGV, encoded by the coding sequence ATGCTTAAAACCTATCATATTGCATTAGCTTGCGTGATTTTAGCGGTGGTGGTGCTGTTGTTTGGAGGGGAGTCCTTGAGTTTGGAAGAATGGCAAGAAGTGTGCCTGAATGTGAAAAACCACTTTTTACACAATGAAGAACTGAGCTCTTTAAGTGTTATTATTTTAGAAATACGACTACCACGAGTGATTTTAGCGCTCTTGGTGGGGGCGAGTTTGTCCGGGAGTGGGGTGGTGATGCAAACGATTTTTAGAAACCCCTTAGTCGATCCCTTTTTATTAGGAATTTCTAGCGGAGCGATGCTAGGCGTGGCGATGGCGATAGCGGTAGTGGAGTCTAACATTGCGATTTTAGCGTTTTTTGGGGCGATTTTAGCCAGCCTTGCTGTCTTAGCGATGAATAGGGTTTTAGGCAATTCCGTCCTTTCGTTGGTGCTTTCAGGGGTGGTGTTGAGCGCGTTTTTAAGCGCTTTAGCTGGAGCGATCAAATTCTTTGTGATCCCCCAAAAAGCGCAAGCGATTGTCGTATGGCTTTTAGGGAGCTTGTCTTTAAGCAGTTATAAGGATTGTTTGATCGCTTTCATAGGGCTATCTTTGGGCTTTATCCCGCTCTTTTTGTTAAGGTGGCGTATTAATTTATTGAGCTTGAGCGATGCGCAAAGTTTGAGTTTGGGGATTAACCCGGTGTTGTTGCGATCGCTTTGTTTGGTGTGCGTGAGCGTTGCGAGCGCTTTAGCGGTGAGCGTGTCCGGCACGATCGGCTGGATTGGGTTGGTCATTCCGCATGTGGCGAGGTTGTTTTTTGGGGCGAATTTACAAAAATTGCTTTTAAGCTCTTTGTTAATGGGGGCGTTTTTCTTGCTTTTAGCGGATGTGGTGGCTAAAACCATTACCCCCTATGATTTACCGGTAGGCATTGCGACAAGCGTTTTAGGAGCGCCTTTTTTCTTGTGGCTTTTATTCAGGACTAGGGGGGTGTGA
- the cysS gene encoding cysteine--tRNA ligase: MFIYDTKSKQKVPFEPLIQNKANIYVCGPTVYDDAHLGHARSAIAFDLLRRTLELSGYEVMLVRNFTDIDDKIINKALKENKSIQELSSIYIESYTRDLNALNVKKPSLEPKASEYLDAMVRMIETLLEKNFAYRVSNGDIYLDTSKDKDYGSLSVHNSSVEFSRIGLVQEKRLEQDFVLWKSYKGDNDVGFDSPLGKGRPGWHIECSSMVFETLALANTPYQIDIHAGGADLLFPHHENEACQTRCAFGVELAKYWMHNGFVNINNEKMSKSLGNSFFIKDALKNYDGEILRNYLLGVHYRSVLNFNEEDLLMSKKRLDKIYRLKQRVLGTLGGINPNFKKEILECMQDDLNVSKALSVLESMLSSTNEKLDQNPKNKALKGEILANLKFVEELLGIGFKDPSTYFQLGVSESEKQDIENKIEERKRAKEQKDFLKADSIREELLNHKIALMDTPQGTIWEKLF; the protein is encoded by the coding sequence ATGTTTATTTATGATACCAAATCAAAACAAAAAGTCCCTTTTGAGCCTTTAATCCAAAATAAGGCGAATATTTATGTGTGTGGGCCTACGGTGTATGATGACGCTCATTTAGGGCATGCCAGGAGCGCGATTGCTTTTGATTTGTTAAGGCGCACGCTTGAATTGAGCGGCTATGAAGTGATGCTAGTAAGGAATTTCACGGATATTGATGATAAAATCATCAACAAAGCCCTAAAAGAAAACAAAAGCATTCAAGAACTAAGCAGTATTTATATTGAATCTTACACGAGGGATTTGAACGCTTTGAACGTGAAAAAACCCAGCCTAGAGCCTAAAGCGAGCGAGTATTTAGACGCTATGGTGCGCATGATTGAAACGCTTTTAGAAAAAAATTTCGCTTATAGAGTCTCTAATGGGGATATTTATTTAGACACGAGCAAGGATAAAGATTACGGCTCTTTGAGCGTGCATAATAGCAGTGTGGAATTTAGCCGTATTGGTTTGGTGCAAGAAAAACGATTGGAGCAGGATTTTGTGTTATGGAAAAGCTATAAGGGGGATAATGATGTGGGCTTTGATAGCCCTTTAGGCAAAGGGCGCCCTGGCTGGCATATAGAATGCTCTAGCATGGTTTTTGAAACTTTAGCGCTCGCTAACACCCCTTATCAAATTGATATTCATGCTGGCGGAGCGGATTTGTTATTCCCCCACCATGAAAATGAAGCGTGCCAAACCCGTTGCGCCTTTGGCGTGGAGCTTGCCAAATACTGGATGCATAACGGATTTGTGAATATCAACAACGAAAAAATGTCTAAAAGTTTAGGGAATAGCTTTTTCATAAAAGACGCCCTGAAAAACTATGATGGCGAAATTTTGCGCAATTACTTGCTAGGGGTGCATTATCGCTCTGTTTTGAATTTCAATGAAGAAGACTTGTTAATGAGTAAAAAACGCTTGGATAAAATCTATCGCTTGAAACAGCGCGTTTTAGGGACTTTAGGAGGAATAAATCCAAATTTTAAAAAAGAAATTTTAGAGTGCATGCAAGATGATTTAAACGTTTCTAAAGCGTTGAGCGTTTTAGAAAGCATGCTTTCTTCTACGAATGAAAAACTGGATCAAAACCCCAAAAACAAGGCTTTGAAGGGCGAAATTTTAGCGAATTTGAAATTTGTAGAAGAACTGCTTGGCATCGGGTTTAAAGACCCTAGCACTTATTTCCAATTAGGCGTGAGCGAGAGCGAAAAACAAGACATTGAAAACAAGATAGAAGAAAGAAAACGCGCCAAAGAACAAAAAGATTTTTTAAAAGCCGATAGCATCAGAGAAGAGCTTTTAAACCACAAAATCGCTTTGATGGACACCCCACAAGGCACGATTTGGGAGAAGCTTTTTTAA
- a CDS encoding SDR family oxidoreductase, translating to MGVGEKEEKKESQKVAIITGASSGIGLECALMLLDQGYKVYALSRHATLCVALNHALCESIDIDVSDSNALKEVFSNISAKEDHCDVLINSAGYGVFGSVEDTPIEEVKKQFSVNFFALCEVVQLCLPLLKNKPYSKIFNLSSIAGRVSMLFLGHYSASKHALEAYSDALRLELKPFNVQVCLIEPGPVKSNWEKTAFSVENFESEDSVYALEVNAAKSFYSGVYQNALSPKAVAQKIVFLSMSQKIKARYLIGLKTQLLLALYQILPSSWYDSLFRLIVLKRKRDA from the coding sequence ATGGGCGTTGGAGAGAAAGAAGAGAAAAAAGAAAGCCAAAAGGTGGCAATTATCACTGGGGCGAGTTCTGGGATTGGGTTAGAGTGTGCGTTAATGCTGTTAGATCAAGGGTATAAAGTCTATGCGCTCTCTAGGCATGCGACTTTGTGCGTAGCGTTAAACCATGCGTTGTGCGAGAGTATTGATATTGATGTGAGCGATTCTAACGCTTTAAAAGAAGTGTTTTCAAACATCAGCGCTAAAGAAGATCATTGCGACGTTTTGATCAATTCCGCCGGTTATGGGGTGTTTGGGAGCGTAGAAGACACGCCCATTGAAGAGGTTAAAAAGCAATTTAGCGTGAATTTTTTCGCCCTTTGTGAAGTGGTGCAACTCTGTTTGCCCTTATTAAAAAACAAGCCCTATTCTAAGATTTTCAATCTTTCTTCCATAGCGGGGCGTGTGAGCATGCTCTTTTTAGGCCATTACAGCGCGAGTAAGCATGCCTTAGAGGCTTATAGCGATGCCTTGCGTTTAGAGCTTAAACCCTTTAACGTTCAAGTGTGTTTGATTGAGCCAGGCCCGGTGAAAAGCAATTGGGAAAAAACCGCTTTTTCAGTTGAGAATTTTGAGAGCGAAGATAGCGTTTATGCGTTAGAAGTGAATGCGGCTAAAAGCTTTTATTCTGGCGTGTATCAAAACGCCCTAAGCCCTAAAGCCGTGGCGCAAAAAATCGTTTTTCTTAGCATGAGTCAAAAAATCAAGGCCCGCTATTTGATCGGCTTAAAAACCCAATTGTTACTAGCGTTGTATCAAATCCTCCCGAGTAGCTGGTATGATTCTTTGTTCAGATTAATTGTTCTTAAAAGGAAGCGTGATGCTTAA
- a CDS encoding ABC transporter ATP-binding protein, whose translation MVLEVKNLSFKYSQKLILDKLSFSVPKNSITSILAPNGSGKTTLLKCLLGLLKPLEETEIKACNKDILPLKPYEKAKLIAYIPQVEYYAFNFSVLDFVLMGKATHLNLFAMPKAKHIKEATSVLERLDLESLKDQGINDLSGGQRQMVLLARSLLQRTPLLLLDEPTSALDLKNQALFFDAIKDEMKKRELSVLVNIHDPNLVARHSTHVVMLKDKKLFLQASTPIAMTSHNLSALYDTPLEAIWHDNKLVVYAL comes from the coding sequence ATGGTCTTAGAAGTTAAAAACCTGTCCTTTAAATATTCTCAAAAACTCATTTTAGACAAGTTGAGTTTTAGCGTGCCAAAAAACAGCATCACCAGCATTTTAGCGCCTAACGGCTCCGGTAAAACCACGCTTTTAAAATGCCTTTTAGGGCTTTTGAAGCCTTTAGAAGAAACCGAAATTAAAGCGTGTAACAAAGATATTTTACCCTTAAAGCCTTATGAAAAAGCCAAACTAATCGCTTATATCCCCCAAGTGGAATATTATGCGTTTAATTTCAGCGTGTTGGATTTTGTCTTAATGGGGAAGGCGACGCATTTGAATCTGTTCGCTATGCCTAAAGCCAAGCACATTAAAGAAGCGACTAGCGTTTTAGAGCGCTTGGATTTAGAGTCCTTAAAAGATCAAGGCATCAATGATTTGTCCGGCGGTCAAAGGCAAATGGTGCTTTTAGCCAGAAGTTTGTTGCAAAGAACGCCTTTATTGTTACTGGATGAGCCTACGAGCGCTTTAGATTTAAAAAACCAAGCCCTTTTTTTTGATGCGATTAAAGATGAAATGAAAAAACGAGAATTGAGCGTTTTAGTCAATATCCATGATCCTAATTTGGTTGCCAGGCACTCCACGCATGTGGTCATGCTCAAAGATAAAAAACTTTTTTTGCAAGCTTCCACGCCAATCGCTATGACTTCACACAATTTAAGCGCGCTCTATGACACGCCCTTAGAAGCGATCTGGCATGACAATAAGCTTGTCGTGTATGCGTTGTAG
- a CDS encoding vacuolating cytotoxin autotransporter, whose protein sequence is MEIQQTHRKINRPIISLALVGVLMGTELGANTPNDPIHSESRAFFTTVIIPAIVGGIATGAAVGTVSGLLSWGLKQAEQANKAPDKPDKVWRIQAGKGFDNFPHKQYDLYKSLLSSKIDGGWDWGNAARHYWVKDGQWNKLEVDMQNAVGTYNLSGLINFTGGDLDVNMQKATLRLGQFNGNSFTSFKDSADRTTRVNFDAKNILIDNFVEINNRVGSGAGRKASSTVLTLKSSEKITSRENAEISLYDGATLNLVSSSNQSVDLYGKVWMGRLQYVGAYLAPSYSTIDTSKVQGEMNFRHLAVGDQNAAQAGIIANKKTNIGVLDLWQSAGLSIITPPEGGYESKTKDTPSQNNPKNDTQKTEIQPTQVIDGPFAGGKDTVVNIFHLNTKADGTLRAGGFKASLSTNAAHLNIGEGGINLSNQASGRTLLVENLTGNITVEGTLRVNNQVGGAAVAGSSANFEFKAGEDTNNATATFNNDIHLGKAVNLRVDAHTAYFNGNIYLGKSTNLRVNGHSAHFKNIDATKSDNGLNTSALDFSGVTDKVNINKLTTSATNVNIKNFDIKELVVTTRVQSFGQYTIFGENIGDKSRIGVVSLQTGYSPAYSGGVTFKSGKKLVIDEIYHAPWNYFDARNVTDVEVNKRILFGAPGNIAGKTGLMFNNLTLNSNASMDYGKDLDLTIQGHFTNNQGTMNLFVQDGRVATLNAGHQASMIFNNLVDSATGFYKPLIKINNAQNLTKNKEHVLVKARNIDYNLVGVQGASYDNISASNTNLQEQFKERLALYNNNNRMDICVVRKGNLNDIKACGMAIGNQSMVNNPNNYKYLEGKAWKNTGINKTANNTTIAVNLGNNSAPTENGGNTTNLPTNTTNNARFASYALIKNAPFARYSATPNLVAINQHDFGTIESVFELADRSKDIDTLYTHSGAQGRDLLQTLLIDSHDAGYARTMIDATNTSEITQSLNAATTTLNNVASLEHKTSGLQTLSLSNAMILNSRLVNLSRRHTNHIDSFAQRLQALKDQRFASLESAAEVLYQFAPKYEKPTNVWANAIGGTSLNSGGNASLYGTSAGVDAYLNGNVEAIVGGFGSYGYSSFNNRANSLNSGANNTNFGVYSRIFANQHEFDFEAQGALGSDQASLNFKSALLQDLNQSYHYLAYSATTRASYGYDFAFFRNALVLKPSVGVSYNHLGSTNFKSNSTNQVALKNGSSSQHLFNASANVEARYYYGDTSYFYMNAGVLQEFARLGSNNAASLNTFKVNATRNPLNTHARVMMGGELQLAKEVFLNLGVVYLHNLISNASHFASNLGMRYSF, encoded by the coding sequence ATGGAAATACAACAAACACACCGCAAAATCAATCGCCCTATTATCTCTCTCGCTCTAGTGGGGGTGTTAATGGGCACCGAACTAGGGGCTAACACGCCAAACGATCCCATACACAGCGAGAGTCGCGCCTTTTTTACAACCGTGATCATTCCAGCCATTGTTGGGGGTATCGCTACAGGCGCTGCTGTAGGAACGGTTTCAGGGCTTCTTAGCTGGGGGCTCAAACAAGCCGAACAAGCCAATAAAGCCCCGGACAAACCCGATAAAGTTTGGCGCATTCAAGCAGGAAAAGGTTTTGATAATTTCCCCCACAAGCAATACGACTTATACAAATCCCTACTATCTAGCAAGATTGATGGAGGTTGGGACTGGGGGAATGCCGCTAGGCATTATTGGGTCAAAGACGGGCAGTGGAACAAACTTGAAGTGGATATGCAAAACGCTGTAGGGACTTATAACCTTTCAGGCCTTATCAACTTTACCGGTGGGGATTTAGACGTCAATATGCAAAAAGCCACTTTGCGTTTGGGCCAATTCAATGGCAATTCTTTCACAAGCTTTAAGGATAGCGCCGATCGCACCACGAGGGTGAATTTTGACGCTAAAAATATCTTAATTGATAATTTTGTAGAAATCAACAATCGTGTGGGTTCTGGAGCCGGGAGGAAAGCCAGCTCTACGGTTTTGACTTTGAAAAGTTCAGAAAAAATTACAAGCCGTGAAAACGCTGAAATCTCTCTTTATGATGGCGCCACGCTCAATTTGGTTTCAAGCTCAAATCAGAGCGTTGATCTATATGGTAAGGTGTGGATGGGCCGTTTGCAATACGTGGGAGCGTATTTGGCCCCTTCATACAGCACGATAGACACTTCAAAAGTGCAAGGGGAAATGAATTTTAGGCATCTCGCTGTGGGGGATCAAAACGCCGCTCAAGCGGGCATTATCGCTAACAAAAAGACCAATATTGGCGTGCTGGATTTGTGGCAAAGCGCCGGCTTAAGCATCATCACCCCTCCTGAAGGCGGTTATGAGAGTAAAACTAAAGATACCCCTTCTCAAAACAACCCTAAAAATGACACGCAAAAAACAGAAATTCAACCCACGCAAGTCATTGATGGGCCTTTTGCGGGCGGCAAAGACACGGTTGTGAATATTTTCCACTTAAACACTAAAGCCGATGGCACGCTTAGAGCGGGAGGGTTTAAAGCTTCATTAAGCACGAATGCGGCTCATTTGAATATCGGCGAAGGCGGCATCAATCTGTCCAATCAAGCGAGCGGGCGCACCCTATTAGTGGAAAATCTAACCGGGAATATCACCGTTGAGGGGACTTTAAGAGTGAATAATCAAGTGGGCGGTGCTGCTGTGGCAGGCTCAAGCGCAAATTTTGAGTTTAAGGCTGGTGAAGACACCAACAACGCCACAGCCACTTTTAATAACGATATCCATCTAGGAAAAGCGGTGAACTTAAGAGTGGATGCTCATACAGCTTATTTTAATGGCAATATTTATCTGGGAAAATCCACGAATTTAAGAGTGAATGGCCATAGCGCTCATTTTAAAAATATTGATGCCACAAAGAGCGATAACGGGCTAAACACTAGCGCTTTGGATTTTAGCGGCGTTACAGACAAAGTCAATATCAACAAGCTCACTACATCTGCCACTAACGTGAACATTAAAAACTTTGACATTAAGGAATTAGTGGTTACAACCCGTGTTCAGAGTTTTGGGCAATACACTATTTTTGGCGAAAATATAGGCGATAAGTCTCGCATTGGTGTCGTTAGTTTGCAAACGGGATATAGCCCGGCCTATTCTGGTGGCGTTACTTTTAAAAGCGGTAAAAAACTCGTTATAGATGAAATTTACCATGCCCCTTGGAATTATTTTGACGCTAGGAATGTTACCGATGTTGAAGTCAACAAAAGGATTCTTTTTGGAGCTCCAGGAAACATTGCCGGCAAAACAGGGCTTATGTTTAATAACCTGACCCTAAATAGCAACGCGAGCATGGATTATGGTAAAGATTTGGATTTAACCATTCAAGGGCATTTCACTAACAATCAAGGCACGATGAATCTTTTTGTCCAAGATGGGCGTGTAGCGACCTTGAATGCAGGCCATCAAGCAAGCATGATATTTAATAATTTAGTGGATAGCGCGACCGGGTTTTACAAACCACTCATTAAGATCAATAACGCTCAAAACCTCACTAAAAATAAAGAGCATGTTTTAGTGAAAGCGCGAAACATTGATTATAATTTAGTGGGAGTGCAAGGCGCTAGTTATGACAATATTTCTGCAAGCAACACCAATCTGCAAGAGCAATTCAAAGAGCGCCTAGCCCTTTATAACAACAACAACCGCATGGATATTTGTGTGGTGCGAAAAGGCAATCTCAATGACATTAAAGCATGCGGGATGGCTATCGGCAATCAAAGCATGGTGAATAACCCTAACAATTACAAGTATCTTGAAGGTAAGGCATGGAAAAATACAGGGATTAATAAAACGGCTAACAACACCACAATCGCTGTCAATTTAGGCAACAATTCTGCACCTACTGAGAATGGTGGCAATACCACAAATTTACCTACAAACACCACTAACAACGCGCGTTTCGCTAGCTACGCTCTCATAAAGAACGCTCCTTTCGCTCGTTATAGCGCCACTCCTAATTTAGTCGCTATCAATCAGCATGATTTTGGCACCATTGAAAGCGTGTTTGAATTGGCTGATCGCTCTAAGGATATTGACACGCTTTATACTCATTCAGGCGCGCAAGGCAGGGATCTTTTGCAAACCTTATTGATTGATAGCCATGATGCGGGTTATGCCAGAACCATGATTGACGCTACAAATACGAGTGAGATCACTCAAAGCTTGAATGCGGCCACTACCACTTTAAACAACGTAGCCAGTTTAGAGCATAAAACCAGCGGCTTGCAAACTTTGAGCTTGAGTAATGCGATGATTTTAAATTCTCGTTTAGTCAATCTCTCCAGAAGGCACACCAACCATATTGACTCGTTCGCTCAACGCTTACAAGCTTTAAAAGACCAAAGATTCGCTTCTTTAGAAAGCGCGGCAGAAGTGTTGTATCAATTTGCCCCTAAATATGAAAAACCCACCAATGTTTGGGCTAACGCTATTGGGGGAACGAGCTTGAATAGTGGCGGTAACGCTTCATTGTATGGCACAAGCGCCGGCGTAGACGCTTACCTTAACGGGAATGTGGAAGCCATTGTGGGCGGTTTTGGAAGCTATGGTTATAGCTCTTTTAATAATCGTGCGAACTCTCTTAACTCTGGGGCCAATAACACTAATTTTGGCGTGTATAGCCGTATTTTTGCTAACCAGCATGAATTTGACTTTGAAGCTCAAGGGGCACTAGGGAGTGATCAAGCAAGCTTGAATTTCAAAAGCGCTCTACTGCAAGATTTGAATCAAAGCTATCATTACTTAGCCTATAGCGCCACAACAAGAGCGAGCTATGGTTATGACTTCGCGTTTTTTAGGAACGCTTTAGTGTTAAAACCAAGCGTGGGCGTGAGCTATAACCATTTAGGTTCAACCAACTTTAAAAGCAACAGCACCAATCAAGTGGCTTTGAAAAATGGCTCTAGCAGTCAGCATCTATTCAACGCTAGCGCTAATGTGGAAGCGCGCTATTATTATGGGGACACTTCATACTTCTATATGAACGCTGGAGTTTTACAAGAATTCGCTCGCCTTGGATCTAATAACGCCGCATCTTTAAACACCTTTAAAGTGAACGCTACTCGCAACCCTTTAAATACCCATGCCAGAGTGATGATGGGTGGGGAATTGCAATTAGCTAAAGAAGTGTTTTTGAATTTGGGCGTTGTTTATTTGCACAATTTGATTTCCAACGCAAGCCATTTCGCTTCCAATTTAGGAATGAGGTATAGTTTCTAA
- a CDS encoding acyl-CoA thioesterase, protein MPQIQSSHSSHFDFTIDTADRTKLLMSYLVVPTTANFNNVMHGGELLNLLDKVAYVCSTRYCAKGTVTLSVDGVTFKYPIPVGNLLTFLASINYVGNTSCEVGIKVLSEDIKTREITHTNSCYFTMVAVENGKPTPMPKYEPKTEVEIRRYEGALKRKEMRTRGYLKSGKHEGV, encoded by the coding sequence ATGCCTCAAATACAATCATCGCATTCTAGCCATTTTGATTTTACTATAGACACAGCGGATCGCACTAAATTATTGATGAGCTATTTAGTCGTGCCTACAACCGCTAATTTCAACAATGTCATGCATGGGGGGGAATTATTGAATTTATTGGATAAAGTGGCTTATGTGTGTTCGACTCGTTATTGCGCTAAAGGAACGGTCACTTTAAGCGTGGATGGGGTTACTTTTAAATACCCCATTCCTGTAGGGAATTTGCTCACTTTTTTAGCCAGCATCAATTATGTGGGGAACACTTCGTGCGAGGTGGGCATTAAGGTTTTAAGCGAAGACATTAAAACTCGTGAAATCACGCACACCAATTCATGCTATTTCACCATGGTGGCTGTGGAAAATGGCAAACCCACCCCCATGCCCAAATACGAGCCTAAAACAGAGGTTGAAATCCGCCGCTATGAAGGGGCTTTGAAACGCAAGGAAATGCGCACACGAGGGTATTTAAAAAGCGGGAAACACGAGGGTGTTTAA
- the ruvA gene encoding Holliday junction branch migration protein RuvA, protein MIVGLIGVVEKISALEAHIEVQGVVYGVQVSMRTAALLQAGQKARLKILQVIKEDANLLYGFLEESEKILFERLLKINGVGGRIALAILSSFSPNEFENIIATKEVKRLQQVPGIGKKLADKIMVDLIGFFIQDENRPVRNEVFLALESLGFKSAEINKVLKTLKPNLSIEAAIKEALQQLRS, encoded by the coding sequence ATGATAGTGGGTTTGATAGGGGTTGTGGAAAAAATCTCTGCTTTAGAAGCGCATATAGAAGTGCAAGGGGTTGTTTATGGGGTGCAAGTTTCTATGCGAACGGCTGCTTTACTTCAAGCGGGCCAAAAAGCGCGTTTGAAAATCTTACAAGTGATCAAAGAAGACGCGAATCTTTTATATGGGTTTTTAGAAGAGAGCGAAAAAATCCTTTTTGAAAGGCTTTTAAAAATCAATGGGGTAGGGGGGCGTATCGCTTTAGCCATCCTGTCAAGCTTTTCACCGAACGAATTTGAAAACATTATCGCCACCAAAGAAGTCAAAAGACTCCAGCAAGTCCCAGGTATAGGGAAAAAGCTCGCTGATAAGATCATGGTGGATTTGATTGGCTTTTTCATTCAAGATGAAAACAGACCTGTGCGCAATGAAGTTTTTTTAGCCCTAGAGAGTTTGGGCTTTAAAAGCGCTGAAATCAATAAAGTGTTAAAAACCCTAAAACCCAATCTCAGCATAGAAGCAGCGATTAAAGAAGCCTTACAACAACTGCGCTCTTAA